A window of the Haloquadratum walsbyi C23 genome harbors these coding sequences:
- a CDS encoding HVO_A0114 family putative DNA-binding protein has protein sequence MSKKSPDHAHEPPEDVEYPSTLRITSKPFEDQKESALDRAERWEQGEEVPHVVNFQDASRLQRILTPRRLELVRSLMDAPADSIRDLADRLDRDIRQVHDDVQTLAEYRIVHFREEGGAKQPYVPYDTVKIEVELTKSLGDSSESPASA, from the coding sequence ATGAGCAAGAAATCGCCTGACCACGCCCACGAACCTCCAGAGGACGTTGAGTACCCCTCTACCCTTCGCATCACGTCAAAGCCGTTCGAGGATCAAAAGGAGAGCGCCCTGGACCGTGCAGAGCGCTGGGAGCAGGGTGAAGAGGTGCCGCACGTCGTCAACTTCCAGGACGCCAGCCGTCTCCAGCGCATCCTCACGCCGCGCCGCCTGGAGCTGGTGCGGAGCCTGATGGACGCTCCGGCCGATAGCATCCGCGACCTCGCTGACCGCCTCGACCGTGACATCCGGCAGGTCCACGACGATGTTCAGACTCTGGCCGAGTACCGGATCGTCCACTTCCGTGAAGAGGGCGGCGCGAAGCAGCCCTATGTCCCGTACGACACGGTCAAGATTGAGGTTGAACTGACCAAGTCGCTCGGTGATTCGTCCGAATCCCCGGCATCGGCGT
- a CDS encoding toxin-antitoxin system TumE family protein, with protein MPATKIFEDDDEFPEGDRWEALAWDVPESDEFPEELKYSFQYLGPVDEEILRYDNANDAHGVGRHHRHYRGEVEGIEFEGLRSHLQKFLDEVETIHEQEIA; from the coding sequence ATGCCGGCGACGAAAATCTTCGAGGACGACGACGAATTCCCTGAAGGCGACAGATGGGAAGCGCTCGCCTGGGATGTCCCCGAGAGCGACGAGTTCCCGGAGGAACTGAAATACAGTTTCCAGTATCTCGGCCCGGTCGATGAAGAGATCCTCCGGTACGACAACGCGAACGACGCCCACGGCGTTGGGCGACACCACCGCCATTACCGTGGAGAGGTCGAAGGTATCGAATTCGAGGGCCTTCGGTCCCACCTACAGAAATTCCTCGACGAGGTCGAAACCATCCATGAGCAAGAAATCGCCTGA
- a CDS encoding DUF6908 domain-containing protein gives MKFKNIITSIVNQHDESIDSDFHLDIESDSDAIMDLSIERHGDELIICQYYLQQGDLMRDPEFRFRVESNGEWTPIAYRIDALNAYEYSTDGLKIDDVLKTWAENLRAQGFLDN, from the coding sequence TCACTTCTATCGTCAATCAGCACGACGAATCAATTGACTCCGACTTCCACCTCGACATTGAATCCGACTCGGACGCAATAATGGATCTAAGTATTGAGCGACACGGCGACGAACTGATTATTTGCCAGTATTACCTCCAGCAGGGGGATCTGATGCGAGATCCCGAATTTAGGTTTCGAGTTGAATCAAACGGCGAGTGGACGCCGATTGCGTATCGAATTGACGCTCTGAACGCATATGAATACAGCACCGATGGGCTGAAAATAGATGACGTACTGAAGACGTGGGCAGAAAACCTACGGGCACAGGGATTCCTTGACAACTAA